The proteins below come from a single Marinobacter bohaiensis genomic window:
- a CDS encoding arsenic transporter, with protein sequence MLAFAIFVVTLVLVIWQPRGLGIGWSALGGAAVALATGVVHWPDVAVVWDIVWDATFTFVALIIISLILDEAGFFAWAALHVARWGGGRGHVLFPLIVVLGAFIAAFFANDGAALLLTPIVMAILLRLQFPPPAALAFIIATGFVADTTSLPLVISNLVNIVSANYFDISFEHYALVMVPVNLASLAATLAVLWCFFGRRIPRRYDVSALAEPATAIRDPQVFRAGFPLLTILMVAYFVTAPLDLPIALVTGIAALILMAIAGRWYVAKRGRVISLKRVLKHAPWQIVLFSVGMYLVVYGLGNAGLTDRAAQLLGWLAQQGPLVATVGTGFASALLASIMNNMPATLVGALAIDQAPVSPLIRELMVYANVIGNDLGPKFTPIGSLATLLWLHVLARSGHRISWGQYMKVGLIITPPVLLVTLLALAWWLPLVNGG encoded by the coding sequence ATGCTGGCATTCGCAATCTTCGTCGTCACCCTGGTGCTGGTGATCTGGCAACCCCGGGGGCTGGGCATCGGCTGGAGCGCGCTGGGCGGGGCCGCCGTGGCGCTGGCCACCGGTGTCGTGCACTGGCCGGATGTGGCGGTGGTCTGGGACATCGTCTGGGACGCCACCTTCACTTTCGTCGCCCTGATCATCATTTCCCTGATTCTGGATGAGGCCGGCTTCTTCGCCTGGGCGGCGCTGCATGTCGCTCGCTGGGGCGGCGGGCGCGGGCATGTGCTGTTCCCGCTGATCGTGGTGCTGGGCGCTTTCATCGCCGCGTTTTTCGCCAACGACGGCGCCGCCCTGCTGCTGACGCCGATCGTCATGGCGATCCTGCTGCGGCTGCAGTTCCCGCCGCCGGCAGCCCTGGCGTTCATCATCGCCACCGGCTTCGTGGCGGACACCACCAGCCTGCCCCTGGTGATCTCCAACCTGGTCAACATCGTCAGCGCCAACTACTTCGATATCTCCTTCGAGCACTACGCCCTGGTGATGGTGCCGGTGAACCTGGCATCCCTGGCCGCTACTCTGGCCGTGCTCTGGTGCTTCTTCGGGCGGCGCATCCCCCGGCGTTACGACGTGAGCGCGCTGGCCGAGCCGGCCACGGCGATTCGCGATCCGCAGGTGTTCCGCGCCGGCTTCCCGCTGCTGACGATCCTGATGGTGGCCTATTTCGTGACCGCGCCGCTGGATCTGCCCATCGCGCTGGTCACGGGCATCGCGGCCCTGATCCTGATGGCCATCGCCGGACGCTGGTACGTCGCCAAGCGCGGCCGGGTGATTTCCCTGAAACGGGTACTGAAACACGCGCCCTGGCAGATCGTGCTGTTCTCGGTGGGGATGTACCTGGTGGTCTACGGCCTGGGCAACGCCGGCCTGACCGACCGGGCGGCGCAACTGCTGGGCTGGCTGGCGCAGCAGGGGCCGCTGGTCGCGACCGTGGGGACGGGGTTCGCCTCGGCGCTGCTGGCCTCGATCATGAACAACATGCCCGCTACGCTGGTGGGCGCGCTGGCCATCGACCAGGCGCCGGTGTCGCCGCTGATCCGGGAGCTGATGGTGTACGCCAACGTGATCGGCAACGACCTGGGGCCCAAGTTCACGCCCATCGGCAGCCTGGCCACGCTGCTCTGGCTGCACGTGCTCGCGCGCAGCGGCCATCGCATCAGTTGGGGGCAATACATGAAGGTGGGGCTGATCATCACACCGCCGGTGTTGCTGGTCACCCTGCTCGCCCTGGCCTGGTGGCTGCCGCTGGTTAACGGCGGCTGA
- a CDS encoding DUF3750 domain-containing protein, which translates to MKFTFRWTLRAVLLLIALLIGPLLMAACSGLATSQNWYDADRSSAGIAPQPEDAPEAIVQVYHARAFGWRGYFAVHTWIATKPAGAGTYEVHEVTGWSRQKVRSRPGDPDRAWYGNEPHLIADIRGDKAAELIPKIEAAITDYPYQREYEAWPGPNSNTFTAWVIRAVPDFDVALPNIAIGKDYLDPPFVAETPSDSGFQVSAFGYAGVLASAYEGLEINLLGLSFGIDPLALGIKLPGIGQLSLLDPWEPASTPVTGP; encoded by the coding sequence ATGAAGTTCACGTTCCGCTGGACGCTGCGCGCCGTCCTGCTGCTCATCGCACTCCTCATCGGGCCCTTGTTGATGGCCGCCTGCAGCGGCCTGGCCACCTCCCAGAACTGGTACGACGCGGACCGCTCCAGTGCGGGCATCGCGCCGCAGCCGGAGGACGCGCCGGAAGCCATCGTGCAGGTTTACCACGCCCGCGCCTTCGGCTGGCGCGGCTATTTCGCGGTGCACACCTGGATCGCCACCAAGCCGGCCGGCGCCGGCACCTATGAGGTGCATGAAGTGACTGGCTGGAGCCGCCAGAAGGTCCGGTCCCGCCCCGGCGACCCGGATCGCGCCTGGTACGGCAACGAACCCCACCTGATCGCGGACATTCGCGGCGACAAGGCGGCCGAGCTGATCCCAAAGATTGAGGCGGCGATCACCGACTACCCCTACCAGCGCGAATACGAAGCCTGGCCGGGCCCCAACAGCAACACCTTTACCGCCTGGGTGATCCGCGCCGTGCCGGACTTCGACGTGGCGCTGCCCAACATTGCCATCGGCAAGGACTATCTGGACCCGCCTTTCGTCGCGGAAACGCCCAGCGATTCCGGTTTCCAGGTGTCCGCCTTCGGCTATGCCGGCGTGCTCGCCAGCGCCTATGAGGGACTGGAGATCAACCTGCTGGGCCTGTCCTTCGGCATTGATCCGCTGGCCCTGGGAATCAAACTGCCGGGTATTGGCCAGCTCAGCCTGCTGGATCCCTGGGAGCCTGCGTCGACGCCGGTCACCGGGCCCTGA
- a CDS encoding DMT family transporter, whose translation MCHKGQYAGILAGLVTVLLWSCLPVLRSFAHLPPMLIAAVAMICAAGLAHMASLHYVRKDTSRIREGRYWLMAVGGLAGALYFYFLALQNGDPARITLVTYTWPLGFVLIANRLAGQGLSLRLLLGSAIAFTGLAPLVLSGSEGQATSLIAYAAGLAAGICWIAFSVYLRQAGALSLHGYRSLFLHVSLVALAMHGLFEQLPEAATSRDWAVAGLIGLGPYGAAFISWGFALQRGPATLLGLMTYLVPVLAALLLVLLGWSPASYQLALAATAVVAGALLSQGMRIRPGTT comes from the coding sequence ATGTGTCATAAAGGTCAGTACGCGGGCATTTTGGCGGGGCTTGTGACGGTCCTCCTGTGGTCCTGTCTGCCGGTCCTGCGCAGCTTTGCGCACCTACCGCCGATGCTGATCGCCGCCGTCGCCATGATCTGCGCCGCGGGGCTGGCTCATATGGCCAGCCTGCATTACGTGCGCAAGGACACCAGCCGGATCCGGGAAGGACGTTACTGGCTGATGGCCGTGGGCGGCCTGGCCGGCGCGCTGTATTTCTACTTCCTGGCTTTGCAGAACGGCGATCCGGCCAGGATCACCCTGGTAACCTACACCTGGCCGCTGGGCTTTGTGCTGATCGCCAACCGTCTCGCCGGCCAGGGCCTGAGTTTGCGGCTGCTGCTGGGCTCGGCGATCGCCTTCACCGGGCTGGCGCCGCTGGTGCTGTCCGGCAGCGAGGGCCAGGCGACGTCGCTCATCGCCTACGCCGCAGGACTGGCCGCCGGCATCTGCTGGATCGCGTTCTCCGTGTACCTGCGGCAGGCCGGCGCCCTGTCCCTGCACGGCTACCGCTCCCTGTTCCTGCACGTGAGCCTGGTTGCCCTGGCGATGCACGGGCTGTTCGAGCAGTTGCCCGAAGCCGCCACGTCCCGCGACTGGGCGGTGGCCGGCCTGATCGGCCTGGGCCCCTACGGCGCGGCTTTCATCAGTTGGGGCTTCGCCCTGCAGCGCGGACCCGCCACGTTGCTGGGGCTGATGACCTATCTGGTACCGGTTCTGGCGGCGTTGCTGCTGGTCCTGCTGGGCTGGAGCCCGGCCAGCTATCAACTGGCGTTGGCGGCCACGGCGGTGGTAGCCGGGGCGCTGCTGTCACAGGGGATGCGCATCCGGCCCGGGACAACCTGA
- a CDS encoding ArsR/SmtB family transcription factor encodes MDTSNTIEAFAALAQPTRLDAFRLLVAHEPEGLAAGDVARQLSVPHNTMSAHLSVLSRAGLVRSARRSRSIIYRADLETVHQAIRFLVQDCCGGRAELCQPLIDDLAPCCTPKTDA; translated from the coding sequence ATGGACACATCAAACACCATCGAAGCATTCGCGGCCCTGGCTCAGCCCACACGTCTGGACGCTTTCCGCCTGCTGGTCGCCCACGAACCGGAGGGGCTAGCCGCCGGCGATGTGGCCCGTCAGCTGTCGGTGCCGCACAACACGATGTCGGCCCACCTGAGCGTGCTGAGCCGCGCCGGTCTGGTGCGTTCGGCACGCCGCAGCCGCTCCATCATCTACCGTGCCGACCTGGAAACCGTGCACCAGGCAATCCGCTTCCTGGTCCAGGACTGCTGCGGTGGCCGGGCGGAACTGTGCCAGCCGCTGATAGACGACCTGGCGCCCTGCTGTACCCCGAAAACAGACGCCTGA
- a CDS encoding DUF1254 domain-containing protein: protein MKTVIDRFLCAAFSVVLGVISAAALAAPEKPTFDELAKPSTDVNMTPAYAKMLARKAYVWGWPMVNMYNRRATITQAPKPGLLGGILPVAPQGQIAMLSDYIDPAETFVTCPNQDVVYGLGFFDLDSQPIVIQVPDFGDRFWIYAFYDARTDQFGELGKPYGSQPGFYLVVGPNWEGETPDGINGVIHGTTSLANVIPRAFMDDTEADRAAIQSAVDQIVAYPLSEFDGSMKTMDWSELPSIPNPNADQGGGGETQWVVPEKFFDELGTVLDIVPPLPGEEALYAQLRWLLAVAETNPDIRQVIVDEAVAADKDVIKPFFRWEYNGKPAGNGWNRSVHNSEWGIDYYNRTGTAKSNMFDNRPSETQYFYTDYDSDGEQLDGSKTYAVTFAKGQEPPVNGFWSLTLYNDKHLFYPNDLHRYSLGTKNKNLKRNDDGSLTLYAGGTSPGADKESNWLPAPDGEFSLYIRAYWGKQGILEGSWQPPEVDVVE from the coding sequence ATGAAAACGGTTATCGATAGATTTCTGTGCGCGGCTTTCTCGGTCGTGCTGGGGGTGATCAGCGCGGCGGCGCTTGCAGCCCCCGAGAAACCCACCTTCGACGAACTGGCCAAACCGAGTACGGACGTCAACATGACGCCGGCGTACGCGAAGATGCTGGCTCGCAAGGCCTACGTCTGGGGTTGGCCGATGGTCAACATGTACAACCGCCGGGCGACCATTACCCAGGCACCAAAGCCCGGCCTCCTGGGCGGCATCCTGCCCGTTGCACCGCAGGGGCAGATCGCGATGCTCAGCGATTATATCGATCCCGCCGAAACCTTCGTGACGTGCCCCAACCAGGACGTGGTATATGGACTGGGGTTCTTCGACCTGGACAGCCAGCCGATCGTTATCCAGGTGCCGGATTTTGGCGACCGCTTCTGGATCTACGCCTTTTACGATGCCCGCACCGACCAGTTCGGCGAACTTGGCAAGCCTTATGGCAGTCAGCCCGGCTTTTACCTGGTCGTCGGACCCAACTGGGAGGGCGAGACGCCGGATGGCATCAACGGTGTGATTCACGGCACCACATCGCTGGCCAATGTCATTCCACGGGCGTTTATGGACGATACGGAGGCCGACCGCGCGGCGATTCAGTCCGCGGTGGATCAGATCGTTGCCTATCCGCTGTCCGAGTTCGATGGCTCGATGAAGACCATGGACTGGAGTGAACTGCCGTCGATTCCCAATCCGAATGCGGACCAGGGCGGCGGTGGAGAAACCCAGTGGGTGGTGCCGGAAAAATTCTTCGACGAGTTGGGGACGGTGCTCGACATCGTGCCGCCGCTGCCGGGCGAGGAAGCCCTGTACGCGCAACTGCGCTGGTTACTGGCCGTGGCGGAAACCAATCCGGACATCAGACAAGTCATCGTCGACGAGGCCGTCGCCGCCGACAAGGACGTCATCAAGCCGTTCTTCCGTTGGGAATACAATGGCAAACCCGCCGGCAACGGCTGGAACCGTTCGGTGCATAACTCGGAGTGGGGCATTGATTACTACAACCGCACTGGCACCGCCAAGTCGAACATGTTCGACAACCGGCCCAGTGAGACCCAGTATTTTTACACCGACTACGATTCCGACGGCGAGCAGCTCGATGGCTCGAAGACCTACGCCGTGACCTTCGCCAAAGGACAGGAACCGCCGGTGAACGGATTCTGGTCACTCACCCTCTACAACGACAAACACCTCTTTTACCCCAATGATCTGCACCGCTATTCCCTGGGGACCAAGAACAAGAACCTCAAGCGCAACGACGACGGCTCGCTGACCCTGTACGCGGGGGGCACCTCGCCCGGCGCGGACAAGGAGAGCAACTGGTTGCCGGCGCCTGACGGTGAGTTCTCCCTCTATATCCGCGCCTACTGGGGCAAACAGGGGATTCTGGAAGGGTCCTGGCAGCCGCCCGAGGTGGACGTGGTGGAGTAA
- a CDS encoding GNAT family N-acetyltransferase — protein MRLRRLRHDDSDALLAFERDNRHWFERFIESRGEAFYSARAVAEHVRTSLAEHADGVMFPGLVVQGGVLLGRVNLREIDRTRGTARLGYRVAENAAGQGVGRFAVSAIVDLARTTYKLRQLTAFVSVDNPASRRVLEKQGFRVVGRRPGMAEVGPRRIDCLEYQRCLSRR, from the coding sequence ATGCGATTACGCCGGCTCCGCCACGACGACAGCGACGCCTTGCTGGCGTTCGAGCGCGACAACCGTCACTGGTTCGAGCGATTTATCGAGAGCCGTGGGGAGGCGTTCTACTCCGCCCGAGCGGTGGCGGAGCACGTCCGGACGAGTCTCGCCGAACACGCCGACGGGGTGATGTTTCCCGGACTGGTGGTGCAGGGCGGCGTGCTACTGGGGCGGGTGAATCTGCGGGAGATCGACCGGACTCGCGGCACCGCGCGGCTGGGCTACCGTGTCGCCGAGAATGCGGCCGGGCAGGGCGTGGGCCGCTTCGCGGTGAGCGCGATCGTCGATCTCGCCAGAACGACCTACAAACTGCGCCAGCTCACCGCGTTTGTGTCTGTGGATAACCCTGCCTCCCGACGGGTGCTGGAGAAGCAGGGTTTCCGGGTCGTTGGGCGGCGCCCCGGTATGGCTGAGGTCGGCCCGCGTCGGATCGACTGTCTGGAGTACCAGCGCTGCCTCAGCCGCCGTTAA
- a CDS encoding GNAT family N-acetyltransferase, with product MIRPATPDDAEGIVRIYNHYIRDTVITFEEEAITAGTMAKRIESGVNAGFPWLVAEEDGAVLGYAYAGPWHPRYAYRFSVEVTVYLDPDAGGRGLGSQLYESLFEALMGLGVHAVIGLIALPNPASEALHQKFGMTPAGKLHEVGYKFDRWVDVGLWQRTLTADR from the coding sequence ATGATTCGCCCTGCCACACCCGACGACGCCGAAGGCATCGTCCGCATCTACAACCACTACATCCGCGATACGGTCATCACCTTTGAGGAAGAGGCGATCACGGCCGGCACCATGGCCAAGCGTATCGAAAGCGGCGTCAACGCCGGCTTCCCCTGGCTGGTGGCGGAGGAGGACGGTGCCGTGCTGGGCTACGCCTACGCCGGCCCCTGGCACCCGCGCTACGCCTATCGTTTTTCGGTGGAAGTGACGGTGTACCTCGATCCCGACGCCGGCGGGCGGGGCCTGGGCTCGCAGCTCTATGAGTCGCTGTTCGAGGCACTGATGGGCCTCGGCGTGCACGCCGTCATCGGGCTGATTGCCCTGCCCAACCCCGCCAGCGAGGCCCTGCACCAGAAGTTCGGGATGACACCGGCGGGGAAGCTGCACGAGGTAGGCTACAAGTTCGACCGCTGGGTCGATGTGGGTCTCTGGCAGCGCACCCTGACGGCCGACCGGTAG
- the arsH gene encoding arsenical resistance protein ArsH — protein MSLSLHDLPNIDPEQLRPIDHDRLAAPGAPRHAPRILVLYGSLRERSYSRLLSEEASRLLRWFGCEVRTFDPHSLPLPDAAEADHPRVRALRDLAEWSEGMVWVSPERHGAMTAVMKAQIDWIPLSLGGVRPTQGKTLAIMQVSGGSQSFNAVNQLRVLGRWMRMLTIPNQSSVPKAFNEFDDAGRMKPSPLYLRVVDVCEELVKFTWLTRGHDAYLTDRYSERVESAEAVSRRVNQTSI, from the coding sequence ATGAGCCTGTCCCTACACGATCTGCCCAACATCGACCCGGAGCAGCTCCGGCCCATCGACCACGACCGCCTGGCCGCACCCGGTGCGCCGCGACACGCGCCGCGCATCCTGGTTCTGTACGGCTCGTTGCGGGAGCGGTCCTACTCGCGACTGTTGTCGGAGGAAGCCAGCCGCCTGCTGCGCTGGTTCGGCTGCGAGGTGCGCACGTTCGATCCCCACAGCCTGCCGCTGCCCGACGCCGCCGAGGCGGACCACCCCAGGGTGCGGGCACTGCGTGACCTGGCCGAGTGGTCCGAAGGTATGGTGTGGGTCAGCCCCGAGCGGCACGGCGCCATGACCGCGGTGATGAAGGCCCAGATCGACTGGATTCCACTGTCCCTGGGTGGTGTACGCCCCACCCAGGGCAAGACCCTGGCGATCATGCAGGTGTCCGGCGGCAGCCAGAGCTTCAACGCGGTCAACCAGCTGCGGGTGCTGGGCCGCTGGATGCGTATGCTGACCATCCCCAACCAGTCATCGGTGCCCAAGGCGTTCAACGAGTTCGACGACGCCGGCCGCATGAAACCCTCGCCCCTTTACTTGCGGGTGGTGGACGTGTGCGAGGAGCTGGTGAAATTCACCTGGCTGACCCGAGGCCACGACGCCTACCTGACCGACCGCTATTCCGAGCGGGTGGAGAGCGCCGAGGCCGTGTCCAGGCGCGTCAACCAGACGTCCATCTGA
- a CDS encoding LysR substrate-binding domain-containing protein, protein MPNPRPLDLAVLKTFVTVVESGGFTAAAERLHLAQSTVSAHMARLEDTLDRPLLQRGRRAAVPTPAGERLLAHARQMLRQNALAWQDVLDQRLDGVVRLGIPDDYVVYLPEALAEFEARYPGVELEVRCGLSVELMEEVKAGSLDLAIVTRQPKSPGGEVLVREPMVWAGATGYDTHQRSPLPLAVSREGVCVFRERALAALDAAGIPWRIAYTSASLSGLSAAVRAGLALTVLTPSMVGPEIRTLGVDDGLPDLPHTEITLHRSPGRPSEAARQLAAQLMERFERQYAGDARRPAAV, encoded by the coding sequence ATGCCGAACCCGAGACCCCTCGATCTGGCGGTGCTGAAAACCTTCGTCACGGTGGTGGAAAGCGGTGGCTTCACCGCCGCCGCCGAGCGCCTGCACCTGGCCCAGTCCACGGTCAGTGCCCACATGGCGCGGCTGGAAGACACGCTGGATCGCCCGTTGCTGCAGCGCGGGCGCCGCGCCGCCGTGCCCACGCCAGCCGGCGAACGATTGCTGGCCCACGCCCGCCAGATGCTGCGCCAGAATGCCCTGGCCTGGCAGGACGTGCTGGACCAGCGCCTCGACGGCGTGGTGCGGCTGGGCATCCCGGACGACTACGTGGTGTACCTGCCGGAGGCCCTGGCCGAGTTCGAGGCCCGCTATCCCGGCGTGGAGCTGGAGGTGCGCTGCGGTCTGAGCGTGGAGTTAATGGAAGAGGTCAAAGCCGGGTCGCTGGATCTGGCCATCGTCACCCGGCAGCCGAAAAGCCCGGGCGGGGAAGTGCTGGTGCGCGAGCCCATGGTCTGGGCCGGCGCCACCGGCTACGACACCCACCAACGCTCGCCGCTGCCGCTGGCGGTCTCCCGGGAAGGTGTGTGCGTCTTCCGCGAACGGGCGCTGGCGGCGCTGGACGCGGCCGGCATCCCCTGGCGCATCGCCTACACCAGTGCCAGCCTGTCCGGGTTGTCGGCGGCGGTGCGCGCGGGTCTGGCGCTTACCGTGCTGACGCCCTCCATGGTGGGGCCGGAGATCCGCACGCTGGGCGTCGACGATGGACTGCCGGACCTGCCCCACACTGAAATCACCCTGCACCGCAGCCCCGGCCGTCCCAGCGAAGCGGCGCGGCAACTTGCCGCCCAGTTGATGGAACGGTTCGAGCGCCAGTATGCGGGGGACGCACGACGGCCCGCCGCCGTCTGA
- the arsC gene encoding arsenate reductase (glutaredoxin) (This arsenate reductase requires both glutathione and glutaredoxin to convert arsenate to arsenite, after which the efflux transporter formed by ArsA and ArsB can extrude the arsenite from the cell, providing resistance.): MITVIYHNPDCGTSRNTLAMIRASGEEPHVIEYLKTPPSRQKLEAMLQAMAMPPRELLRRKGTPYDDLNLDDPALTDGELIDAMMAHPILINRPIVETDLGIRLCRPSETVFTLLPHPPARFVKEDGDVVVSGDNDL, encoded by the coding sequence ATGATCACCGTGATCTATCACAACCCCGACTGCGGTACATCGCGCAACACCCTGGCCATGATCCGGGCGTCCGGTGAGGAACCGCACGTCATCGAATACCTGAAAACGCCGCCTTCGCGGCAAAAGCTGGAAGCCATGCTACAGGCGATGGCCATGCCGCCCCGGGAACTGCTAAGACGCAAAGGCACACCTTACGACGACCTGAATCTCGACGACCCGGCGCTGACTGACGGCGAGCTGATCGACGCCATGATGGCACACCCAATCCTGATCAACCGGCCCATCGTGGAAACCGACCTGGGCATCCGGCTGTGCCGTCCGTCCGAGACTGTATTCACTCTGCTGCCCCACCCTCCCGCACGCTTCGTCAAGGAAGACGGGGATGTCGTGGTCTCCGGAGATAATGACTTATGA
- a CDS encoding GNAT family N-acetyltransferase — protein sequence MSAIEIRTATVDDVPQILAFVRELAIYEKAEHEVVATEATVAESIFGPDSTVHALICEKAGQPIGFAVYFYNYSTWLAKNGLFLEDLYVTPDERGSGAGKALLRHLAQIAVARGCGRFEWNVLDWNEPAINFYESIGAKPQSEWIGYRLTGQALLDLAES from the coding sequence ATGTCCGCTATCGAAATCCGCACCGCGACCGTCGACGACGTGCCGCAAATCCTCGCCTTCGTGCGCGAGCTGGCCATCTACGAGAAAGCCGAGCACGAGGTCGTGGCCACCGAGGCGACCGTCGCCGAATCCATCTTCGGGCCGGATTCCACCGTCCACGCCCTGATCTGCGAGAAAGCCGGCCAACCCATCGGGTTTGCGGTGTATTTCTACAACTATTCCACCTGGCTGGCGAAGAACGGCCTGTTCCTGGAAGACCTCTACGTCACCCCGGACGAGCGCGGCAGCGGCGCCGGCAAGGCACTGCTCCGGCACCTGGCGCAGATTGCCGTGGCCAGGGGCTGCGGCCGTTTCGAATGGAACGTGCTGGACTGGAACGAACCGGCGATCAATTTCTACGAATCCATCGGCGCCAAGCCCCAGAGCGAATGGATCGGCTACCGCCTGACCGGACAGGCCCTGCTGGATCTGGCGGAATCCTGA